One Triplophysa dalaica isolate WHDGS20190420 chromosome 1, ASM1584641v1, whole genome shotgun sequence DNA segment encodes these proteins:
- the sox32 gene encoding SRY-box transcription factor 32, which translates to MYLDRMLPEPEMGPTTTMMLESQACHYAPPKRIEPRTASHFPVLGPSSPVSVGSESSCSSPEAKAIVETRVRRPLNAFIIWTKEERRRLAQLNPDLENTDLSKILGKKWKAMSLAEKRPYMQEAERLRIQHTIDHPNYKYRPRRRKCNKRGSKTPPSETCTSPNSTFHLSYMFQGQAPQQPPSQLHPYNQFHPYNLPHGGFGFTGHPSVFQQTVASSNGDEMFNGGPAFLNSSSVHPLPSAYSESLRYTQNSMQQRGSELHEWRGTEACACVLCLGGPSLEFYLEQVRTDMLDQLDRSEFDQYLNPVRAEEHK; encoded by the exons ATGTATCTCGACCGAATGCTCCCCGAACCCGAAATGGGCCCCACGACAACGATGATGTTGGAGAGCCAGGCGTGCCATTACGCGCCACCTAAACGGATCGAGCCGCGCACCGCGTCTCATTTCCCCGTATTGGGTCCGTCCAGCCCGGTGTCGGTGGGTTCAGAATCCAGCTGCTCAAGCCCGGAGGCGAAAGCGATCGTGGAAACCCGGGTGAGACGTCCACTGAACGCGTTCATCATCTGGACCAAAGAGGAACGCAGACGCCTTGCGCAACTGAATCCTGACCTGGAAAACACAGACCTTAGTAAAATACTCG gtaaaaaatggaAGGCCATGTCTCTGGCAGAGAAGCGCCCCTACATGCAAGAAGCAGAAAGGCTGCGAATTCAGCACACCATCGACCACCCCAACTACAAATACAGGCCCCGGCGACGAAAGTGTAACAAACGTGGCAGCAAGACGCCCCCGAGCGAGACCTGCACCTCTCCAAACAGCACCTTTCACCTCAGCTACATGTTCCAAGGTCAAGCCCCACAGCAACCCCCCAGTCAACTGCACCCATACAATCAATTCCACCCCTATAATCTTCCACATGGAGGTTTTGGGTTCACCGGCCACCCTTCAGTGTTTCAGCAAACTGTGGCATCATCAAACGGAGATGAGATGTTCAATGGTGGACCTGCTTTCCTGAATTCATCTTCGGTACATCCACTTCCATCTGCATACTCAGAGTCACTTCGTTATACCCAGAATTCCATGCAGCAGAGAGGAAGTGAGCTCCACGAATGGCGGGGAACAGAGGCGTGCGCATGTGTACTTTGTTTAGGCGGACCTTCTTTGGAGTTCTACCTGGAACAGGTGAGAACGGACATGCTGGACCAGCTTGATCGCAGTGAATTTGATCAGTACCTTAATCCAGTACGGGCTGAGGAACACAAGTAA